A segment of the Geoglobus ahangari genome:
GCCGTGCAGAACATGAACGTGATGCTCGGACTGGACGAGAGGCTGGGACTGGACTACCCGCCGCTGTTTCCTTAGGTTTTTTAATGGTTTTTTGGCGAGTCTGTCAAATTCTTTTTTAGCTGTTTTATATCCATAATTTTTCGAAGAGTGGCCTGTCAGGCTTGCTGATGTTTACAAGTTTGCATGTCTCTCTCAGGATTTTTCCGCGCACCTTTATATACTCCATGCATCACTTAACTTTCGCTGCAGTATTTAAACTGAAAAAAGCAGGAGAAAGCGTTTTATAGGGATTGGGAGGAATATTATCGGTTGTTAAAATCAGACTAAAATAGGATTGAAAGAAGGTCAGGGTGAAGTACTTCGGGATACCGGACGAGGGCGTTAAAATCAGACTAAAATAGGATTGAAAGGAGTAATAGGACACGTAAAGGGGCACCCTCATATGACGTTAAAATCAGACTAAAATAGGATTGAAAGCGATTCCTCCAGAGCAGAACTCACTCTCCTGAATGTGTTAAAATCAGACTAAAATAGGATTGAAAGGTACCAATCTGGAACCAGTAGTGCTAGTCTTCTGCTGAAGTTAAAATCAGACTAAAATAGGATTGAAAGCTATTATTTAAAACAGCATTTTTAATAATTTTAGCATGTTAAAATCAGACTAAAATAGGATTGAAAGCGAGTTTTTCAATCTCCTCCATACTTGCCGTGGAGAAGTTAAAATCAGACTAAAATAGGATTGAAAGCCTAACAGATAACCTACTAGTAGAAACATACGCTACAGTTAAAATCAGACTAAAATAGGATTGAAAGATAATTGATTTTGGTGGTGCGGCATATCAATTCATACGTTAAAATCAGACTAAAATAGGATTGAAAGATATTCAGTATGGCAAACTCGGAAGAATGCTTGAAAGTTAAAATCAGACTAAAATAGGATTGAAAGTATATCTGTTGCGACGAAGTTCACGTACATGTCCACAGGTTAAAATCAAACTAAAATAGAATTGGAAGATGGTCACGCATATTAGACTGGACTGCCGGGCAAAATTGAACCCCTTCACCGTTCTTTTCATCATATCTCTCGAAAAACAATCGCCCCTCTAAATCTCCAGCACTTATCTCTAACGTAACCATCACTTTTATATACCTCGAACTCCGATACCTCTAAGTAAGAGGTATGTTCGACAAGAAGAGCAAAGCACTGAAGAAGCTCAGGAAGGCCATAAGGTCTGGTATATACTCCTACCTGATCCTTTCCATGCTGAGGGACGGGGAGATGCATGGGTACTTTATCAGAAAGCGGCTCGAGGAGATGGGGTTTGCTCCGAGCGAGGGGGCGATGTACGACATGCTCAAAAGCTTGGAGAAGCTCGGTCTGGTGGAGGGGTTCTGGGTGATGGATAACAGGCCGAGAAAGTGCTACAGGCTCACGGACCTTGGCAGGGAGGTTCTGACTGAGCTTGAGTCTGATGTGCGGTCAATTTTGAGGGTTCTCGGAGGTGGTGAGGGTGGGGATTGAGATGTTCCTTTCTCCGCTGCTGGTTTTTATGGGGATAGTCACGCTGCTTGTGAGGGACAGGCCGAACCCATACGTGGGAGTGAGAATGGGATACACCTACCTCTCGAGGGAGGCGTGGAGGAAAGCCAACACGTTTGCCGGTGTTTACAGCGTGCTCGTCGGAGCGGTCATGCTGCTTGCTGTCCTACTGCTCAACCCCCCTATCCACGTTTTCATCGTCGTCTATTTTCTCTCCTTGTTTCCCCTGGTGTACGTCAGCTACCGGATAGCCAAGAAGACGTACGAGATGGAGGACATGTCCTCGCCTCCAAGGGAAATGAAGCCCTTCACTGCAGGAAGTGTGAGGAAGCCAGTCCTGCTTCAGGCTATCCCGCTGCTCGCATATCTGCTCATCGCGGCCCTCTCCTGGAACTCCCTTCCGGATGTTGTCGCGATTCACTTTGCCATGGATGGAACGCCAGACGGGTTTGCAGGCAAGGTCGTCGGGATTCTGGTGATTCCCACCGCCATGATGCTTGCGATGGTGGTTCTGACAGCATTCTCGGCGAGGGAGCCGCTGATACTCAGACTTCCGGTGGATAGGCCTCAGGTGGCCTTCTTGGCAATGCAGATGCTTCTTGCTGCAGTGTTCACGGTCACCCTCATCTACAACCTTGGGCTCGTTTCTGGAAAGGCCGTGCTCGTGACGGCATTTTCTGGACTTGTCTTCGTCCTGCTGGTTGTGGTGTGGCTCTCAAGAAGCTCCGGCTGATCTCGTGCCTTCAGGGCACATCCTCGCACCGCGCAAAAATTTAAAAAGTATTTGCAACACCTGATGACCATGGATTACGGTCAGATCTTCGAAATAATAGGCAGGCATCACAGGTTTTACGCTGACTCCCTGCCCATGATTGCCAGCGAGAACATAACCAGCAAGTTCGTCAGGAGGTGTTATGTTTCCGACCTCGGTCACAGGTATGCCGAGGGTAAGGTGGGTGAGAGGTACTATCAGGGCTGCACTTTTATTGATGAAATTGAGAGCATAGCAATCTCCCTCACAAAGGAGCTTTTTGAAGCTGAGCACGCCAACGTTCAGCCCATAAGCGGGGTTGTTGCAAACACCGCCGCATTCTTTGCATTAACAAAACCGGGAGACAGGGTGATGGCCCTCTCAGTCCCATGCGGAGGGCACATAAGCCACGATACTGTTTCTTCCGCAGGCATAAGGGGCCTGAGGGTCAGCTACTACCCATTCGACAACGAGGCGTTCGAGATTGACATAGATGAGACGAGAAAGCTGGCCATGAAGGAAAAGCCAAGGCTGTTCATCCTCGGATCGAGCCTGATCCTCTTTCCGCAGCCGGTGGAGGAGATCAGCGAGATTGCGAACGAAATAGGGGCGAGGGTGGTGTACGATGCAAGCCACGTGCTTGGGCTGATAGCCGGCAGGAAATTCCAGCAGCCAATGAGGGAAGGAGCGGATGTGATGACGGGCTCGACCCACAAGACCTTCTTCGGGCCCCAGAGGGCTGTGATACTGTCCACAGGCGAGCTGGCAGACGACATCGACAGAGCGGTCTTCCCGGGAGTTGTGAGCAACCACCACCTCAACACCCTCGCCGGCTATGCGATCTCGGCCATTGAGATGAAGCTCTTTGGCGAGGATTATGCTGATCAGGTCGTCAGAAACGCCAAGAGGCTTGCAGAAAGGCTGAGCGAGCTCGGTGTGAATGTGGTGGGTGAGAACAGAGGGTTTACGGAGTCCCATCAGGTTGCGGCCGACGTCAGGGAGTTCGGCGGCGGTGCGAAGGTTGCGGAGAAGCTTGAGAGCGCCGGGATAGTGCTCAACAAGAACCTCCTGCCCTGGGACACCCTGAAGGACACCGCAAACCCCTCGGGCATAAGAATGGGTGTTCAGGAGCTCACGAGGCTCGGGATGAAGGAGGGGGAGATGGAGGAGATAGCGGGGATAATCCACGGAGTCATGACCGACCGGATCTCCGCTGAAAAAGCGAGGGAGAGAGTTAGAGAGCTGAAGTCGGAGTTCAGCACGATCAAGTACACTTTCGAGGAGCACCCCGCCTACGAGTTCCCAGACCTCTGCTAAACCCGAACCTCCAACATCTGTCACTATTTTTCTCCGAAATCGTTCCTTTGCTGGATCAGGCAAAATCCCGAAACCTTTATATTCATATTTCAGAACTGGACAGCATAAAGTTTAAATTCCCGTCAGCTTTCTGCGTTTAAGCAACCACAAAGCTTGCTGTTGTGAGACCATGATGCTGGAAAAGTTGGTGGAGCGGAAGGAACAGCTCGAAAGGGATCTCAAGGATTTTATCAAGAAGAGGGATGAACTCAACGAGGAGTCCAGAAAGTACGCCGAAAAGAGGAACGAGCTTAACGCCAAGGCCAAGGAGCTTCTGGCCAAGGTAAGGGAGATGAAGAAGACGAGGGACGAGCTTAACGCCAAGGCGAGGGAGATCAGGAACCAGAGGAAGGAACTGCACAAGAAGGTGGACGCGCTTTACAAGGAGCTCGACAAGCTCAGGAGAAACATAGACAGGGGTGGAAGGCCGCTGGGAGAGATCGAGAAGGAGATCAGGAGGCTCGAGTTCAAGCAGCAGACCGCCGTCCTGACCATAGAGAAGGAGAGGGCTCTGGTCGAGAGGATAGCCAAGCTCAAGAAGGAGCTCGAGGAGAGGAAGCAGCAGCTTGAGAAGCACGAGGAGTTCAAGAGGCTGATAGCGGAGATCAAGAAGCTCAAGGAGGAGGTAAGGGTTCTCACCGAGGAACTGAAGAAGTATCAGGACGAGGCGGACAAGGTGCACGCGGAGATCGTGGAGATCCTCAAGCAGGTTGACGAGGTGAGGAAGCAGGCAGACGAGATGCACCAGAAGTTCGTCGAGACGAGGAAGGAGGCGGACAGGTATCACGCGGAGATCATCAAGGCGAGGAAGGACATAAAGGATCTCGACAAGGTCATCAAGGCTCTGAAGGCAAAGCAGAGCAAGAGCAGGGAGCAGAGGGAGAAGGAAGAGCTGATGAGGAGGGCAAGGGAGATCTACGAGATGTTCAAGAAGGGCGAGAAGCTCGAGACGGAAGATATTCTGCTGCTTCAGAGGGCAGGTTTGATTTAATTTTTATTTTGCCTCAGCCTCTTTTCGGCAGCCTTCTCTCAGTACCTCTTCATTGAGTTCTCTATGAGCTTCAGAATCGTGAAAGCCACGGCAGACAGCACGGAGATGTACAGCAGGAACTCCTCAACGGGCGGAAGGCCGCTTTTCACGGCCATCATCACCCCGTTGGATGCGCATACGAAAAGGAAGGTCACGATGCTCGCAACAACAAAGCCGCCTATCAGGTAGTACGGCCTCCCGCTTTCAGACATGCTCCTGTGCTCTATTATCACCGAGGCTGTGACAAACGTCACGGCGAAGACAAGGAGGATGTAGGATATGCTGAGAAAGGTCTTCATCGTCGTTGCTATGCTGTACAGGCCGGTCAGCATGAAGTAGAGGATGAGGCCGAAGATGAACGAGATGGCGAGGCTGATATAAACTCTCCTGAGAACTTCGCTCCCCGAAATCATCGTTTTACTTTCTGATGACAAAAATATAAATTTTTTTAGACGAGAATCCTCATTATCAGGACTGTCTTTCTGTCCCTCAGCAGCTCGACAAACTCCCTGTCCAAGTCCGAGGCTGATAGCTCCGACCTTATCGCGAGGGTTCTGCTGCAGGTGTACGTGCTCTTCCTCACAACCACGTCGCTCTCATGGCTGAGAGTGAGCTTCTCACTCCCGAACGCTTGGAAGGACGTTTTCATCCCGTAGTCGGGAAGCTCGAGCTCTATCGTCATCTCCTTCCCTGCCAGAATGCCCTCCTTCACCTCGTCGTTCAGGTCTCTGACGGACTTGCTCGCCCTCACTCCGATTATGCAGTCGCCCCTCGGCGTAACCTCTTTATCCTTCGTTACCTCGAGGGTCGTTCTATGCCTCGCGGTTATGTTCTCGTGCCCGTAAGCAATAATCTCATCAGTACTTCTTCCACTCCTCATGCTCCTCGCACACGGTCTTCCAGTCACACTCACTGCAGGCGAACTCCTTCCATGTTCTCATGATCTCCGGGAGCTTCTCCTTAACCTCATGCCACGTGGTTCTCTGCCCGGGGTAAGTGCTGAGGAGCCTGTACGCCATCTGATCCAGTTCGGTGACCTCTTCCTCAGCGCTTTCAGAGTAGGAGCACACGCCGTCCTTCAGGTACGGACATCTCTCACAAACATCATCTGCTCCAAAAACGACCTCTATCTCGCTATCGGAAACGACCCTGCGCAGGTTCTCGACAAAATCCTCGCTGTAGCCCTCACCCTTAAAAAAATTTAGGCAGATCAGGTGGTGGCCTCTCAGCCGGGACATTACCTGAACAGCTCTATCTCGAGCTTAACCGGGTCGTACTTCCAGTCCTTGGGGAGCACGCCCTTCTCCTTGTAGTAGCTCGCGAGCCTGTGTATCTTTGCCTCGATGAGCTGCAGCCCCCTTTTGTTGTGCAGATCCTTCCTGTGCACCTCGAGGTGCTTCCTGAGGTTGATGGCCTTCCTTATGAGGGACTTTATGTCCTCCGGCAGCTTCATCTCCGCCCCGTTCTCCTTCAGAATCTGGACGACCTTCTTACCCGTGACCTGCTTGACCGACGGGATTCCGTAGGTGTCCCTGAGGATCATTCCGATCATGCTTGGCTCGTATCCCTCGTTGTAGAGCTTCAGGACGAGCTTTTCAACCTCCTCCGGCTTCATGTCTACCCATTCTGGAGGAGCGTCCCTGTAAACCCTCTTTGATCCTGACTTACCTCTCCTTCTTGCGTGAATCCTTGCCATTTTTATCAACCCCTGCCCTCAACGACTAAGGCTCGGTTAAAAATTTTTTGCCAGCCAGCTGAAAAACTTTTCCGCCGCCCTCCTGCGGTGACTCAGCTCGTTTTTCTTCTCCCCCATCTCGGCAAACGTCCTACCGTCGACCTCGAAGATCGGATCGTAGCCAAATCCATGCTCTCCCCTCTTTTCTCTCGCTATCTGTCCCTCAACCTCGCCCGTGAACGTTCTGACTTGCTCTCCATCGCTGAACGCGATGACGCAGACGAATCTGGCTCTCCTATCCTCAACTCCCTCCATGAGTTTCAGAATACCGTCGTTGCCTATGGTCTTGAACACGAAGGATGAGTAGACTCCGGGGAACCCATGAAGCGCGTCTATGAAGAGACCGCTGTCCTCGATGAAGAATGGCGGCTCTACGGCTCCTGAGAGCATCTCAGCGCTTTTCCTCGCAACGAACTCGAGATCGCTTCCCTGTGGCTCGAGGTACTCCATCTCTACCCACTCGATGTCGACGCCAAAGCCCCTCCCGATCTCTTTAAGCTCCTCGAACTTCCCCCTGTTGGACGTTATGAACCTGACCTTCATGCCCATCCATGAATGCCTCGCTATTTATTTCTCACCGCCTCGTAGATGCCCCTGAAGCCGTGGATCGCCCACTCCCTCATTATCTCGGAGTGGCTGTACAGCTCCATGAACCTCCTGAACCGCTCGTCCCCATTCTCAACAGCACTCACGAATTCATCGAAGCTCCCGGCACTCTCTGCGAGATCTACCCACCTCTCGAGTGTCTCAAGAACGCTTTCGAGCAGCCTGTCGGCATCGTACATCCCGAAGTGGGTGTAGGCTATGTACTGGGGGTCTGCGGACATCATCTTCCTCACAGACTCCCTCCACAGCTCGAGGTCGAAGGGTGGGGGCGTGGTGGGGATAACAACGCCGTCAATGCACATCCCGGCAGAATCTCCGGGAAACAGCATCCTGAAGTCACGCAGGAAGAAGCTCAGGTGGTGGGGCGCGTGACCGGGAGTTTCCATCACCTCTATTTCAACGTCTCCGAGGCTAAAAACATCTCCATCCTTCCCGACCACAACCCTCCCCTCTTCAACGCTCTCCGGCTTCCCGTAGACCTTGGACTTCGGGCTGAACTCGAGCGAGGCCTTCCACAGCTTCTCAGGGTTGATGATGTGCTTTCTGCCCCTCTCGTGGCAGACCACCTTAGCACCGTATCTGTTCGCGAGCCCTCCGGCCCCACCACCGTGGTCGAGGTGAACGTGGGTCACGAAGACGTAATCTAACTCTCTCACCCCAATCTCCTCGAGAGCCTCGATCACGTTCCCTATGGAACTCTGGGGGCCGGGCTCGATGACGGCCTTCCTCTCAAAGTCGAGGATGTATGACGAGATGACCCTCTCCTCCCCGGCGACCATGACGTCCACGCAGTACACGTTGTCAAAAACCTCATTAATTTTCATGCTGGTTTTTAAAAAGCCGGAAGGATAAAAAGCTTTCCTGAGCCATCGGGAAACTTTATAACTTCCCCACTGCCACAATACAGCATGGGCAGAGCTTGGAAGTTTGGAGACGACATTGACACTGACGTTATCATCCAGGGAAAGTATCTGGTCATAAACGATCCCGAGGAGCTTGCGAAGCACGTATTTGAGAACGTCAGGCCCGAATTTGCCGAGAAGGTTAAGGAAGGTGACTTCGTCGTCGCGGGGGAGAACTTTGGCTGTGGCTCGAGCAGGGAGCACGCGCCAATAGCTCTGAAGGCCTGCAGGATTGAGGCGGTCATCGCGAAGAGCTACGCGAGGATATTCTTCAGGAACGCCATAAACATCGGCCTCAGGGCGATTGAGTGCAGAGAAGCGGACAGAATTGAGGAGGGGGATGAGCTGGAGATAGACTACGAGAGGAACGTCATAATCAACAGGACGAAGGGTGAGGAATATGCTTTCACCCCCCTGCCGGATTTCCTGAAGGAGATCCTCGACAGCGGCGGGCTCGTTAGCTACGCGAAGAAGCTCTACGGTGAGTCGAGATGAAGAGAGTGGCCGTGATTCCGGGGGACGGCATAGGGAAGGAGGTCATGGACGCGGCGATGCTCATCCTTGAGAGGCTTGAGATGCCGTTCGAGTATGTCTGGCTTGAGGCGGGGGATGAGGCTGAGAAAAAGTACGGAAAACCCCTGCCTGACGAAACGCTTGAGGAGGTCAGGAAGAGCGATGCAGTGCTCTTCGGTGCGGCTGGCGAAACCGCTGCGGACGTGATAGTCAGGCTGAGGCAGGAGCTGAACACGTTCGCCAACATAAGGCCAGCGAGGACGTTCAGGGGTGTCGAGTCCATCCACAGCGACGTGAACATGGTCATCGTGAGGGAGAACACCGAGTGCCTCTACAAGGGCCTTGAGTTTGAGGTCGCTGATGGTGTAACTGAAGCTGTGAGGGTAATAACGAGGGAGGCGAGCGAGAGGATTGTGAGGTATGCCTTCGAGCTTGCGAAGCGGGAGGGGAGGAAGAGGGTGACGGCCCTGCACAAGGCAAACGTGATGAAGAAGACCTGCGGGCTGTTCAAGCAAGTGTTCTACGAGGTTGCTGGGGAGTATGAGGGGATTGAGGCGAACGACTACTACATTGACGCGGCGTGCATGTACATGGCCATGAGGCCCCAGATGTTCGACGTGATCGTCACGACCAACATGTTCGGCGACATCGTTTCAGACCTCGCAGCGGGGGTGGTTGGCGGACTCGGTCTGGCCCCGTCGGCAAACATTGGAGAGAGGCATGCTATCTTCGAGCCGGTGCATGGAGCAGCCTTCGACATCGCGGGGAAGGGCATAGCCAACCCGACGGCAATGATCCTCACCGCATGCATGATGCTCAGGCACTTCGGCTACCTAAGCGAGGCTGAGAGGGTGGAGAGGGCTGTGGAGAAAGTCATAGCCGAGGGCAGGACGACTCCCGATCTGGGGGGAAGCCTCAAAACAATGGAGATGGCAGAAGAGATAGCAAAGCTTCTCTGATCAGCCGTATATCTCTTTTTTGGCCTTGTCCATCGCATCGAGTATCTTCCTCTCGAGCTCCATAGCCATGTTCAGTATCTCCCTCAGCTCGAGCTCGTCTATCTCCTCAAAGTCCGGGTGAGAGCCCACGAAGTCGGAGAGGTTCGTTATCGTCGTCCTTATGTCTCCAAAACAGTCGTTGAGCACGCCCATTATGAGCATCATCCTCGTCTTCCTATCGAACATGGTCGTAGTTGGGCGTCTAAAATTTAAAAGTTCGGGTTTTGTGCCGTAAAAAGAAAAATAAGAAAATGGGGGTTATCTCCTTCTCGCCCTCCATGTAACGACCGCAGCAGATATTGCAATAAGACCGGCGAGCAATCCGAACCCCGGCGCTGACTCGCTCTGCTTCTCGGTCTTTTCAGCTGTGGGTGTCGGCGTAGCCTTGCTTCCCTCTTCTCCGAGCTTTTCAGCCTTCAGCTTCTCCGCCTCGTACTTTATTTTCACCAGAGCTGCCTTCATCGGTGCCCATCCGTACCAGTGGCTGTAGTCCGGGTTCATGTGGAACGCTCCCTGAAACGTCCTCATCCTGTACTCGAGGAACATCAGGTAGAGCTCCTCCTCTATTGGTGTCTTGACTTCATAGAACTGAAGCAGGTCCGGGGCATACTTCCACCCTTCCGGCTTCTCGAGTATTCCGAGGTCGTACAACTCTTTGACAGTCCTTATGGCCTCTGCAAACACCCTGTCGGCCTCTCTGATCATCTTGTCTCCCGCCTCAAGCTGCTCTCTGGCGAAGTTTTCTGAGTGGCACTGGCTGCAGATCTCGATCATCTTCTCCCTCTCAGCCTGCCACTCCTCCTTGCTCAGCCTCGCGACCTTGCCTGCCTTAACGACCTCGAACCTCTCTGTCGGATTTCCGTTCTCGTCCAGCACTCCGAGGGCCTGCAGTATCGTCACCCTGTCCTTCCACCACTCATCGTCATCCTCGGGAACCCTCAGGGCGAGGAAGCCCCACGCGGTCATGACGCTGTGATTTCCGTTGGCCATGTGGCAGGTCTGGCACTTTGGTGCCCTGCCTGTGTCTCCCTCAATGCTGTAAATGACTCCGTGCTTGCTTGTTGACCACATCTCGTACTGCGGGTGGTCGAAGCCCATGTGGCACGGCAGACATGCCTCAGGCTTCCTCGCCTCCTCCTTGCTGAATTTGTGCCTCGTGTGGCAGGAGTCGCAGGCCGCAGAGCCGTACCTGTAGGCCTCGTCCTTGTCCTGTATGACTCCAATCTTGTGGCACCCGCTGCAGCCCTTGAAGCCCTCGAGATCCTTCAGTGGGGTTGGGATGTGCTGTATGGCCGGCATCGCCTTCATCGCAATCCAGGCATAGTAGTGCTTTCCGCTTGCGTACTGCTCGTACTGCTTCGGATGGCAGGCCTTGCACGTGTCCGGGGTTGGCATCTTGGCGTTCTGCCAGTCGTCCGAGCTTCTGTGCCCAACACCATGACAGGCTTCACACCCTATGTGTTTGCTCATGTTTCCAGAGAGCCACTGGTCGACTATGCCCGGTGTAACCTGTTTGTGGCAGTCTATGCACTCGCTCGCGCTTGCGAGCGAGGTCAGGGCCGCGAGCAGGAGCACCAGCAAAACCGCTCGTCTCATGGCAATTCACCCTAAATCTTCTCACGGGTCTGTAATAATTAATGATTAACCCTAAGATCTTCGGGGTCATGCAAACATTTTTAACGAATAATTTGGAATGGTAGGTTCATGAGGTACATCGGTCTCGACATCGGTACGAATTACACAAAGGCCACGGCTGATGGTGAGAAGGTCACGATTTTCCCCAGTCTTGTTGTTTACGGTGAGGAGAAGGAGTGGAGCCTCAAGGGGTCGGAGGAGAGGGAGGTTTACGTCGGCGATGAGGCAGCATACATGGCGCAGAACATGGAGAACGTTGAGGTGCTGAGGCCACTGCATGAGGGCAGGCTGATGCACAACTCATACATCGAGCTCGCGAAGCATGCGCTCAGCCTTCTGAACGCAGAGGGTGAGAAGTTCGTGGCCACCGGCCTGCCGGTGAAGAGCTCCAAGAAGGAGAGGGCAGAGCTGGTTAGTGAGCTGAAGCAGGCGCTGAACTGCGATGTCCTCCTCCTCCCCCAGCCGGTTGGCTCCATGGCCTACATGGGCGTCAACACAGGTGTGTGCATAGACATAGGCTTTGGAACGACTGACGTGGTTGTGCTCGCGGACATGGAGTACCTGAAGGGAGACACACTTCTTGTGGGGGTTGACAAGATCTACGAGGGCATGGAGATGGCAATCAGGAACAAGTTCGGCATAACGATAACTCCCGAGGAGATGACGAAGCTTCTCGCAGAGGAGGGCTTCGAGGTCGGCAGGGTGAGGGGAGGAAAGAGAGTCTCGGTGAAAAGGGAGGACGTCATGGAAGACTACAACGAGATGATGAGGTCGTGGGTAGAGAGGATAGTCACGAGGGTGAACCTGCTCCTCGAGGGCCTGTCAGTCTCGCTTGTGGAGAACATAATTCTGAGCGGTGGCGGTGCAAGGCTGCCGGGAGTTTACGAGGAGTTCAGGGAGCACTTCAAGGACATAGGCGAGATAAAGGTGCCTGACGATCCTGTAACTGCAAATGCGAGGGGTTTTTACAGGCTCGCAAAGCTGTTTGCCGGGGAGGAGAGTAAAGAGGAAAAGACAGAGG
Coding sequences within it:
- a CDS encoding PadR family transcriptional regulator, with the translated sequence MFDKKSKALKKLRKAIRSGIYSYLILSMLRDGEMHGYFIRKRLEEMGFAPSEGAMYDMLKSLEKLGLVEGFWVMDNRPRKCYRLTDLGREVLTELESDVRSILRVLGGGEGGD
- a CDS encoding DUF1648 domain-containing protein, with the protein product MRVGIEMFLSPLLVFMGIVTLLVRDRPNPYVGVRMGYTYLSREAWRKANTFAGVYSVLVGAVMLLAVLLLNPPIHVFIVVYFLSLFPLVYVSYRIAKKTYEMEDMSSPPREMKPFTAGSVRKPVLLQAIPLLAYLLIAALSWNSLPDVVAIHFAMDGTPDGFAGKVVGILVIPTAMMLAMVVLTAFSAREPLILRLPVDRPQVAFLAMQMLLAAVFTVTLIYNLGLVSGKAVLVTAFSGLVFVLLVVVWLSRSSG
- the glyA gene encoding serine hydroxymethyltransferase, producing the protein MDYGQIFEIIGRHHRFYADSLPMIASENITSKFVRRCYVSDLGHRYAEGKVGERYYQGCTFIDEIESIAISLTKELFEAEHANVQPISGVVANTAAFFALTKPGDRVMALSVPCGGHISHDTVSSAGIRGLRVSYYPFDNEAFEIDIDETRKLAMKEKPRLFILGSSLILFPQPVEEISEIANEIGARVVYDASHVLGLIAGRKFQQPMREGADVMTGSTHKTFFGPQRAVILSTGELADDIDRAVFPGVVSNHHLNTLAGYAISAIEMKLFGEDYADQVVRNAKRLAERLSELGVNVVGENRGFTESHQVAADVREFGGGAKVAEKLESAGIVLNKNLLPWDTLKDTANPSGIRMGVQELTRLGMKEGEMEEIAGIIHGVMTDRISAEKARERVRELKSEFSTIKYTFEEHPAYEFPDLC
- a CDS encoding coiled-coil protein gives rise to the protein MMLEKLVERKEQLERDLKDFIKKRDELNEESRKYAEKRNELNAKAKELLAKVREMKKTRDELNAKAREIRNQRKELHKKVDALYKELDKLRRNIDRGGRPLGEIEKEIRRLEFKQQTAVLTIEKERALVERIAKLKKELEERKQQLEKHEEFKRLIAEIKKLKEEVRVLTEELKKYQDEADKVHAEIVEILKQVDEVRKQADEMHQKFVETRKEADRYHAEIIKARKDIKDLDKVIKALKAKQSKSREQREKEELMRRAREIYEMFKKGEKLETEDILLLQRAGLI
- a CDS encoding DUF371 domain-containing protein codes for the protein MRSGRSTDEIIAYGHENITARHRTTLEVTKDKEVTPRGDCIIGVRASKSVRDLNDEVKEGILAGKEMTIELELPDYGMKTSFQAFGSEKLTLSHESDVVVRKSTYTCSRTLAIRSELSASDLDREFVELLRDRKTVLIMRILV
- a CDS encoding DUF1284 domain-containing protein; the protein is MSRLRGHHLICLNFFKGEGYSEDFVENLRRVVSDSEIEVVFGADDVCERCPYLKDGVCSYSESAEEEVTELDQMAYRLLSTYPGQRTTWHEVKEKLPEIMRTWKEFACSECDWKTVCEEHEEWKKY
- a CDS encoding 30S ribosomal protein S15 yields the protein MARIHARRRGKSGSKRVYRDAPPEWVDMKPEEVEKLVLKLYNEGYEPSMIGMILRDTYGIPSVKQVTGKKVVQILKENGAEMKLPEDIKSLIRKAINLRKHLEVHRKDLHNKRGLQLIEAKIHRLASYYKEKGVLPKDWKYDPVKLEIELFR
- a CDS encoding XTP/dITP diphosphatase — protein: MKVRFITSNRGKFEELKEIGRGFGVDIEWVEMEYLEPQGSDLEFVARKSAEMLSGAVEPPFFIEDSGLFIDALHGFPGVYSSFVFKTIGNDGILKLMEGVEDRRARFVCVIAFSDGEQVRTFTGEVEGQIAREKRGEHGFGYDPIFEVDGRTFAEMGEKKNELSHRRRAAEKFFSWLAKNF
- a CDS encoding MBL fold metallo-hydrolase, translated to MKINEVFDNVYCVDVMVAGEERVISSYILDFERKAVIEPGPQSSIGNVIEALEEIGVRELDYVFVTHVHLDHGGGAGGLANRYGAKVVCHERGRKHIINPEKLWKASLEFSPKSKVYGKPESVEEGRVVVGKDGDVFSLGDVEIEVMETPGHAPHHLSFFLRDFRMLFPGDSAGMCIDGVVIPTTPPPFDLELWRESVRKMMSADPQYIAYTHFGMYDADRLLESVLETLERWVDLAESAGSFDEFVSAVENGDERFRRFMELYSHSEIMREWAIHGFRGIYEAVRNK
- a CDS encoding 3-isopropylmalate dehydratase small subunit yields the protein MGRAWKFGDDIDTDVIIQGKYLVINDPEELAKHVFENVRPEFAEKVKEGDFVVAGENFGCGSSREHAPIALKACRIEAVIAKSYARIFFRNAINIGLRAIECREADRIEEGDELEIDYERNVIINRTKGEEYAFTPLPDFLKEILDSGGLVSYAKKLYGESR
- a CDS encoding isocitrate/isopropylmalate family dehydrogenase is translated as MKRVAVIPGDGIGKEVMDAAMLILERLEMPFEYVWLEAGDEAEKKYGKPLPDETLEEVRKSDAVLFGAAGETAADVIVRLRQELNTFANIRPARTFRGVESIHSDVNMVIVRENTECLYKGLEFEVADGVTEAVRVITREASERIVRYAFELAKREGRKRVTALHKANVMKKTCGLFKQVFYEVAGEYEGIEANDYYIDAACMYMAMRPQMFDVIVTTNMFGDIVSDLAAGVVGGLGLAPSANIGERHAIFEPVHGAAFDIAGKGIANPTAMILTACMMLRHFGYLSEAERVERAVEKVIAEGRTTPDLGGSLKTMEMAEEIAKLL
- a CDS encoding multiheme c-type cytochrome, with protein sequence MRRAVLLVLLLAALTSLASASECIDCHKQVTPGIVDQWLSGNMSKHIGCEACHGVGHRSSDDWQNAKMPTPDTCKACHPKQYEQYASGKHYYAWIAMKAMPAIQHIPTPLKDLEGFKGCSGCHKIGVIQDKDEAYRYGSAACDSCHTRHKFSKEEARKPEACLPCHMGFDHPQYEMWSTSKHGVIYSIEGDTGRAPKCQTCHMANGNHSVMTAWGFLALRVPEDDDEWWKDRVTILQALGVLDENGNPTERFEVVKAGKVARLSKEEWQAEREKMIEICSQCHSENFAREQLEAGDKMIREADRVFAEAIRTVKELYDLGILEKPEGWKYAPDLLQFYEVKTPIEEELYLMFLEYRMRTFQGAFHMNPDYSHWYGWAPMKAALVKIKYEAEKLKAEKLGEEGSKATPTPTAEKTEKQSESAPGFGLLAGLIAISAAVVTWRARRR